The Candidatus Paceibacterota bacterium genome has a window encoding:
- a CDS encoding Gfo/Idh/MocA family oxidoreductase: MKKLNVGLIGCGFMGRTHSNASRRVNNFFDLEYQPVLKAVCDLDEARAKAFAAKWSYESYETDWRKLIARKDIDLVDITLPNDMHQEVAVAAAKAGKIILCEKPLARSGPEALKMVQAVEKAGVPTLVSYNYRRIPAITLAKQLIEEKRLGRIFHYRAKFLQDWTISKDLPQGGPGLWRLDAKVAGSGVTGDLLAHCIDTALWLNGGVEEVNAMTETFVKQRKHTVSGKVEKVGIDDACAFLARFKNGSLGTFESTRYARGHKALYTFEINGEHASIFWDLHDLHRLQYFEHRDEGRVRGWRSIHVTDGEHPYMAKWWVPGLQIGYEHSFVHQLADFLQGIAKRKPTGPTFRDALETQYVCDAVLKSAKTNRWQKVARAK, from the coding sequence ATGAAGAAACTCAACGTCGGACTTATCGGTTGCGGCTTTATGGGCCGCACTCACTCGAACGCATCGCGCAGGGTCAACAACTTCTTCGACCTCGAATATCAACCCGTCCTTAAGGCGGTCTGCGACCTCGACGAGGCGCGCGCCAAAGCCTTCGCGGCCAAATGGAGCTATGAATCTTACGAGACGGACTGGCGCAAGCTCATTGCCCGCAAGGATATTGACCTCGTGGACATCACCCTCCCGAACGACATGCACCAGGAGGTGGCTGTCGCCGCCGCGAAAGCAGGCAAGATAATCCTGTGTGAAAAACCACTGGCCAGAAGCGGGCCCGAGGCCTTGAAGATGGTCCAAGCCGTCGAGAAGGCTGGCGTGCCGACCCTGGTGTCCTACAATTACCGCCGCATCCCCGCCATCACGCTGGCGAAACAACTAATCGAAGAGAAACGGCTTGGGCGCATTTTCCACTACCGCGCGAAGTTTCTGCAGGATTGGACAATTTCAAAGGACCTGCCCCAAGGCGGGCCGGGATTGTGGCGACTCGACGCCAAAGTGGCCGGCAGCGGCGTCACGGGTGATTTGCTGGCGCATTGCATTGACACCGCGCTATGGCTCAACGGCGGGGTCGAAGAGGTCAACGCGATGACAGAGACGTTCGTCAAGCAACGCAAGCACACGGTCAGCGGGAAGGTGGAGAAGGTGGGAATTGATGATGCTTGCGCATTCCTGGCGCGATTCAAGAACGGATCTCTAGGGACGTTTGAATCAACCCGCTACGCGCGCGGACACAAGGCGCTCTACACCTTCGAGATCAACGGGGAGCACGCCTCAATCTTCTGGGATCTGCATGACCTGCACCGGCTGCAGTATTTCGAGCACCGCGATGAGGGGCGCGTGCGCGGCTGGCGCAGCATCCATGTCACCGATGGTGAACACCCTTACATGGCTAAATGGTGGGTGCCCGGACTGCAGATCGGCTATGAGCACAGCTTTGTCCATCAGTTGGCGGACTTCCTCCAAGGCATCGCCAAACGGAAACCGACTGGCCCGACCTTCCGCGACGCACTGGAAACCCAATATGTGTGCGACGCCGTGCTGAAGTCGGCAAAGACCAACCGGTGGCAGAAGGTGGCGAGGGCGAAGTAG
- a CDS encoding ACT domain-containing protein: MKRLIMQITKQLAIFLDNRPGTLARVADALAEAKINIYAITTSDTVDHSVIRLVVSDYRRALHVFEAHGALVVDDDVVMLEGSNKPGEMASIARRLADAKINIEYCYSATPPEAKKGLMILRVSNPAKAMKVLNS; the protein is encoded by the coding sequence ATGAAGCGACTGATTATGCAAATCACCAAACAACTCGCGATCTTCCTCGACAATCGGCCCGGGACGTTGGCGCGCGTGGCGGATGCGCTGGCTGAGGCCAAGATCAACATCTACGCCATCACCACGAGTGATACTGTGGACCACAGCGTTATCCGGCTGGTGGTGAGCGATTATCGGCGGGCACTCCATGTCTTCGAGGCGCACGGCGCGCTGGTGGTTGACGACGATGTCGTGATGCTCGAAGGGAGCAATAAGCCGGGGGAAATGGCAAGCATTGCCCGCAGGCTGGCGGATGCCAAAATCAACATCGAGTACTGTTACAGCGCCACCCCACCGGAGGCGAAGAAAGGGTTGATGATTCTGCGTGTCTCCAATCCGGCGAAAGCAATGAAGGTGTTGAACAGCTAA
- a CDS encoding alpha-amylase family glycosyl hydrolase, producing MTSPLLYEVNTRCWLRALSELSSTRITLANVPESEFFRWQQFGFTHIWLMGVWTTGPRARAEALRHPELRKAYDQVLPGWKEADVAGSPYAIGDYEVPEALGGEVGLAAFRRKLGEHGLKLLLDFVPNHLGLDHPWVWERPELFMQSPGQVPGTFLQQTGARPRWLAYGKDPYFAPWTDTVQLDYRLSATRAVMAGLLESMACRCDGVRCDMAMLVLNEVFARTWGHFQAASSGPASEFWAEVIPTIKRAHPGFLLLAEAYWGLERRLQALGFDYTYDKSLYDGLVSRDAIGVQRHLLELPAGVVAASAHFLENHDEPRIASILSPVEHRAAALVMMGLPGMRFLHEGQMDGARIKSPVQLARRPVELAQEAVQKIYRKLSEVLPGTAVGQGRGLLCRPHAAWAGNPTAANFVIVQWQRRAPEFDLVVVNLAPHSSQCYVPLTVEHLTAHNWTMKDLLGTEQYKRSGDDFQSQGLYLDLPAHGAQLFHFAPAS from the coding sequence ATGACCAGTCCCTTGCTCTACGAGGTCAACACGCGATGCTGGTTGCGCGCGCTATCCGAGCTAAGCTCGACCCGCATCACGCTGGCCAACGTGCCCGAATCGGAGTTCTTCCGGTGGCAGCAATTTGGTTTCACGCACATCTGGCTGATGGGGGTGTGGACGACCGGTCCGCGCGCGCGCGCGGAGGCCTTGCGGCATCCCGAACTGCGGAAGGCCTATGACCAGGTCCTGCCGGGCTGGAAAGAGGCGGATGTGGCTGGGTCGCCCTATGCGATCGGCGATTATGAGGTTCCGGAGGCACTGGGTGGCGAGGTTGGGCTTGCGGCATTTCGCCGGAAACTGGGCGAACACGGATTGAAACTGCTGCTGGATTTTGTGCCCAACCACTTGGGGTTGGATCACCCATGGGTCTGGGAGCGGCCGGAGTTGTTTATGCAGAGCCCGGGGCAAGTTCCGGGCACGTTCTTGCAGCAGACTGGCGCCCGGCCCCGCTGGCTGGCCTACGGCAAGGACCCGTATTTCGCGCCCTGGACCGACACGGTCCAATTGGACTACCGGCTCAGCGCCACGCGAGCGGTCATGGCGGGCTTGCTCGAGTCCATGGCCTGTCGCTGTGACGGCGTCCGTTGCGACATGGCGATGCTGGTGCTCAACGAGGTGTTCGCCAGGACCTGGGGACATTTCCAGGCGGCATCTTCCGGACCTGCTTCGGAGTTCTGGGCTGAGGTGATCCCGACAATCAAGCGTGCTCACCCGGGATTCCTGTTGCTGGCCGAGGCTTATTGGGGATTGGAAAGGCGACTTCAGGCGCTGGGCTTCGATTACACTTACGACAAGTCCCTCTATGACGGGCTGGTGTCGCGTGATGCGATTGGAGTGCAGAGGCACTTGCTCGAATTGCCCGCCGGGGTGGTTGCGGCCAGCGCGCACTTCCTGGAGAACCACGACGAGCCGCGCATTGCGTCAATCCTGTCGCCAGTGGAACATCGCGCTGCGGCCCTGGTGATGATGGGCTTGCCGGGAATGCGTTTCTTGCATGAAGGACAGATGGACGGCGCCCGCATCAAGTCTCCGGTTCAACTGGCGCGTCGCCCTGTGGAGCTGGCGCAGGAAGCGGTGCAGAAGATTTACCGGAAATTGTCAGAAGTGCTGCCGGGCACCGCGGTGGGGCAGGGCAGGGGCCTCTTATGCAGACCACACGCTGCCTGGGCCGGTAATCCGACCGCCGCAAATTTCGTTATCGTGCAATGGCAGCGCCGCGCACCGGAGTTCGATCTGGTAGTGGTGAACCTCGCGCCGCATTCAAGCCAATGCTACGTGCCGCTAACGGTCGAGCATCTCACGGCGCACAACTGGACGATGAAAGACCTGCTCGGCACGGAGCAATACAAACGCTCCGGAGATGACTTTCAAAGCCAGGGTCTTTACCTTGACTTGCCCGCTCACGGCGCCCAACTGTTTCACTTCGCGCCGGCAAGCTGA